The window CacagggtaacacacacacacagggtaaacacacacacaccacagggtaaacacacatacaccccagggtaaacacacatacaccccatggtaaacacacactcaccacagggtaaacacacacacacacaccacagggtaaacactacctcacacacacaccacagggtaaacacacacacacaccacagggtaaacacacacacacaccacatggtaaacacacacacacacacacacacaccacagggtaaacactcacacacaccacaggataaacacacacacaccccagggtaaactcacacacaccccagggtaaactcacacacaccccagggtaaactcacacacaccccagggtaaactcacacacaccccagggtaAACACACCCCCCAGGGTAAACTCACACCCCCAGGGTAAACTCACACCCCCAGGGTAAACACACACCCcagggtaaacacacacacacacacacacacacacacacacacacacacacacacccccatggTAAACTCACCCCCAGGGTAAACTCACACCCCCAGGGTAAACACCCCCCAGGGTAAACTCACCCCCAGGGTAAACCCACACCCCAGGGTAAACACTCACCCCCAGGGTAAACACACCCCCAGGGTAAACTCACCCCCCAGGGTAAACTCACCCCCAGGGTAAACACCCCCAGGGTAAACACCCCCAGGGTAAACTCACCCCCAGGGTAACACACCCCCAGGGTAAACACACACCCCCAGGGTAAACACAGACACACCTGGAGCAGGGTGATGCGTTCAGCTCCAGGTTCTGCTGACACAGCGTCTACGAACCTCAACGTATGtctctgatggtgtttctgtgtctgatggtgtttctgtgtgtctgatggtgtttctgtgtctctgatggtgtttctgtgtctctgatggtgtttctgtgtctctgatggtgtttctgtgtctctgatggtgtttctgtgtctctgatggtgtttctgtgtctctgatggtgtttctgtgtctgatggtgtttctgtgtctctgatggtgtttctgtgtctctgatggtgtttctgtgtttctgtgtctctgatggtgtttgtctctgatggtgtttctgtgtctctgatggtgtttctgtgtctctgatggtgtttctgtgtctctgatggtgtttctgtgtctctgatggtgtttctgtgtctctgatggtgtttctgtgtctgatggtgtttctgtgtctctgatggtgtttctgtgtctctgatggtgtttctgtgtctctgatggtgtttctgtgtctctgatggtgtttctgtgtgtctgatggtgtttctgtgtctgatggtgtttctgtgtctgatggtgtttctgtgtctctgatgGCGTTTCTGtgtctgatggtgtttctgtgtctctgatggtgtttctgtgtgtctgatggtgtttctgtgtctgatggtgtttctgtgtctgatggtgtttctgtgtctgatggtgtttctgtgtctctgatggtgtttctgtgtctctgatggtgtttctgtgtctctgatggtgtttctgtgtctgatggtgtttctgtgtctgatggtgtttctgtgtctctgatggtgtttctgtgtctctgatggtgtttctgtgtctctgatggtgtttctgtgtctctgatggtgtttctgtgtctctgatggtgtttctgtgtctctgatggtgtttgtgtgtctctgatggtgtttctgtgtctctgatggtgtttctgtgtctctgatggtgtttctgtgtctctgatggtgtttgtgtctctgatggtgtttctgtgtctctgatggtgtttgtgtgtctctgatggtgtttctgtgtctctgatggtgtttgtgtctctgatggtgtttctgtctctgatggtgtttctgtgtctctgatggtgtttctgtgtctctgatggtgtttctgtgtctctgatggtgtttctgtgtctctgatggtgtttctgtgtctctgatggtgtttctgtctctgatggtgtttctgtgtttctgtgtctctgatggtgtttctgtgtctctgatggtgtttctgtgtctctgatggtgtctctgatggtgtctctgatggtgtttgtgtctctgatggtgtttctgtgtctctgatggtgtttctgtgtctctgatggtgtttctgtgtctgatggtgtttctgtgtgtctgatggtgtttctgtgtctgatggtgtttctgtgtctctgatggtgtttctgtgtctctgatggtgtttctgtgtgtgatggtgtttctgtgtgtctgatggtgtttatgtgtgtctgatggtgtttctgtgtctgatggtgtttctgtgtctctgatggtgtttctgtgtctctgatggtgtttctgtgtctctgatggtgtttctgtgtctctgatggtgtttctgtgtctctgatggtgtttctgtgtctctgatggtgtttctgtgtctctgatggtgtttctgtgtctgatggtgtttctgtgtctctgatggtgtttctgtgtctctgatggtgtttctgtgtctctgatggtgtttctgtgtctctgattGTGTTTTGTGTCTCTGATGGTGTTTTTGTGTCTCTGATGGTGTTTCTCTGATGGTGTGtctctgatggtgtttctgtgtctctgatggtgtttctgtgtctctgatggtgtttctgtgtctctgatggtgtttctgtgtctctgatggtgtttctgtgtctctgatggtgtttctgtgtctctgatggtgtttctgtgtctctgatggtgtttctgtgtctctgatggtgtttctgtggctgatggtgtttctgtgtctgatggtgtttctgtctctgatggtgtttctgtctctgatggtgtttctgtctctgatggtgtttctgtgtctgatggtgtttctgtgtgtctgatggtgtttctgtgtctctgatggtgtttctgtgtctgatggtgtttctgtctctgatggtgtttctgtctctgatGGTGTTTTTCTGATGGTGTGtctctgatggtgtttctgtgtttctctgatggtgtttctgtgtctctgatggtgtttctgtgtctctgatggtgtttctgtgtctctgatggtgtttctgtgtctctgatggtgtttctgtgtctctgatggtgtttgtctctgatggtgtttctgtgtctctgatggtgtttctgtgtctctgatggtgtttctgtgtctctgatggtgtttctgtgtctctgatggtgtttctgtgtctctgatggtgtttctgtgtctctgatggtgtttctgtgtctctgatggtgtttctgtgtctgatggtgtttctgtgtctctgatgGTGTGTTTCTGATGGTGTTtctctgatggtgtttctgtgtctctgatggtgtttctgtgtctctgatggtgtttctgtgtctctgatggtgtttctgtgtctctgatggtgtttctgtgtctctgatggtgtttctgtgtctctgatggtgtttctgtgtctctgatttctgtgtctctctgatggtgtttctgtgtctctgatgGTGTGTGCTCGCGTAACCTGTAGACGTTTGTTGGTCTCGTGTATCGTGagtctctagttctggtccaggGCATCAGTGTGTTAGGCACATAATAGTCAGggcactagctctggtccagggtgtaaTGTTAACCATTGTTGCTTGTGCAGCTAGCTAGTACGCACACACTAGCTACTTAGCACACACTAGCTACTTAGCACACACTAGCTACTTAGCACACACTAGCTACTTAGCACACCCTAGCTACTTAGCACACACTAGCTACTTAGCACACACTAGCTACTTAGCACACACTAGCTACTTAGCACACACTAGCTACTTAGCACACACTAGCAACCTAGCTTGTAATTTCACCTCCCGTGCTGTTGGTGTCAGTAAAGCACCATCCTGTCTCATCTCCTGTGTCTCAGTGTCTGTGGCGTAAGAAGGTGTGTCTCCTGGAGCCAGACCTGTTGAAATGCAGTCGGCCTCGACTGAAGTTGTACTGTTGTCATGGTTTCTGTCTCCTTCTGGGTGGTGTGTTTCTCTGaccgcgcgtgtgtgtgtgtttctctgactgtgtgtgtttctctgactgtgtgtgtatgtttctctgactgtgtgtgtgtgtttctctgactgtgtgtgtgtgtgtgtgtgtgtttctctgactgtgtgtgtgtgtgtttctctgactgtgtgtgtgtgtgtgtgtgtgtgtgtgtgtgtgtgtgtgtgtgtgtgtttctctgactgtgtgtgtgtgtgtgtttctctgactgtgtgtgtgtgtgtgtgtgtgtttctctgactgtgtgtgtgtgtgttccagagtgGTGTCCAGGCAGTGAGGGCTACATCCTCAGCAGTAGAAGGAACATCGCCATGCGGAGTGACTCGTCCCCCTCTAAAGCTGGGGTTCTCTACTCCAACGCCCCGACCTACTTCTGTGGACAGACGCTCACCTTCAAGTCagtacacacactccctctctctccatcacaatcTGTAGCGTAATGTTATGCTGTGAttaatgtgtgttttgtgtgctTGCGTAGGATCTCTGCCACGGGCCAGGTGGACAAGCGGGACAGTAtcggggtgtgtgtggggtgtgagGGAGAGGCGGAGTCTCTGCAGAGGGACCAGGCCGTCTGCATCTCCACCAACGGTACGCTCACAATCACTTTTTATTTTGGTAAAGCGTACAATtgcagagtagcagcagcgttaaAAGGTAGCAAAACGTCAAGATTTTTTTCTCACCTCtcgccctcttctccctcttcctctctctcctttctctcctttctctcttttctctctctctctctctccctcttctctctccctcttctctctcgctcttcctcttctctctcgctcttcctcttctctctcgctcttcctcttctctctcgctcgctctcttctctcgctcgctctctcttctctcttgctctctctcttctctcttgctctctctcgctctccctcttgctctctcgctctccctcttgctctctcgctctccctcttgctctctcgctctccctcttgctctctcgctctccctcttgctctctcgctctccctcttgctctctcgctctccctcttgctctctcgctctccctcttgctctctcgctctccctcttgctctctcgctctccctcttgctctccctcttgctctctcgctctccctcttgctctctcgctctccctcttgctctctcgctctccctcttctctctcgctctccctcttgctctctcgctctccctcttctctctcgctctccctcttgctctctcgctctccctcttgctctctcgctctccctcttgctctctcgctctccctcttctctctcgctctccctcttctctctcgctctccctcttctctctcgctctccctcttctcgctctctcctttctcgctccctcttctctcttttctcgctctccctcttctctctccctcttctctctcctttctctctctctctctccttctctctctctccttcctctctctccttcctctctctccttcctctctctccctcttctctctctctccttcctctctctccttcctctctctccctcttctctctctctctccctcttctctctctctctccctcttctctctctctctccctcttctctctctcccactctcttttctctctctcccactcttttctctctctcccactctcttttctctctctcccactcttttctctctctcccactcttctctctctctctctctcccactcttctctctccctctctcttttctctctctcccactctcttttctctctctcccactcttttctctctctcttttctctctctctccctcttctctctctccctcttcgctctctcttctcccctccaggAGCAGTGTTTGTCAACGGTAAAGAGATGACCAACCAGCTGCCTTCCATCACCCTCGGCTCTGCTGTGACCTTCGATATGGAAGTGGTCAACCTACTTCctattagcaacaacaacaaccttaGCGACGGCGGCAACTTCAAGCTGAGGGTTACGATTGGCTCAGGGAACCGGGAAGTGGTGTTTGATTGGCTGCTGGACCAGGGGGTGGACTGCCTGTTCTTTGGCTGCTCCTTAGCCCACCCTGGTTGGAAGGTGCTGGTGTTCTAAGGCTGCTGATTGGACAGCAGACCTGTCAGTCAACACAAAGGGACAAGCAGGGTAACAGTCCTGTCTGCTGGAGTTGTCCTgtcccaaatcaacccctagaccCAACCCCTTAGACCAGTGCTATTCAAACTTTTTTAGCAGGGACCCTATTTTGTTTTGTGCAATTTCTCATGAACCCAACccaaaaataatttttaaaaacagTACATTTGAGATTTTTTACATCCACGAATAACCCTTAATTCATTACATTTACAAGAAACCAAAATAAATGTACTCATTTTATTTTTCAAATACGTTTGTATATTGTCTCATACAATAATCTGTACTCGTACCATTTGTTTAGTGGGGGGGTCGCGATCCTGGCCTCGTACTATTTGTTCAGTGGGGGGTCGCGATCCTGGCCTCGTACTATTTGTTTAGTGGGGGGTCGCAATCCTGGCCTCGTACTGTTTGTTTAGTGGGGGGTGGGTCGCGATCCTGGCCTCGTACTATTTGTTTAGTGGGGGGGTCGCGATCCTGGCCTCGTACTATTTGTTTAGTGGGGGGTCGCAATCCTGGCCTCGTACTATTTGTTTAGTGGGGGGTCGCATAATCCTGGCCTCGTACTGTTTGTTTAGTGGGGGGTGGGTCGCGATCCTGGCCTCGTACTATTTGTTTAGTGGGGGGTCGCGATCCTGGCCTCGTACTATTTGTTTAGTGGGGGTCGCAATCCTGGCCTCGTACTATTTGTTTAGTGGGGGGTTGCGATCCTGGCCTCGTACTGCTTGTTTAGTGGGGGGTCGCGATCCTGGCCTCGTACTGTTTGTTTAGTGGGGGGTCGCGATCCGGGCCTCGTACTGTTTGTTTAGTGGGGGGTGGGTCGCGATCCTGGCCTCGTACTATTTGTTTAGTGGGGGGTCGCAATCCTGGCCTCGTACTATTTGTTTAGTGGGGGGTTGCGATCCTGGCCTCGTATTGCTTGTTTAGTGGGGGGTCGCGATCCTGGCCTCGTACTGTTTGTTTAGTGGGGGGTGGGGTCGCGATCCTGGCCTCGTACTATTTGTTTAGTGGGGGGTCGCGATCCTGGCCTCGTACTGTTTGTTTAGTGGGGGGTGGTCGCGATCATGGTCTCGTACTGTTTGTTTAGTGGGGGGTCGCGATCCTGGCCTCGTACTATTTGTTTagtgggggggggtgggggggggccgCGATCCTGGCCTTTGAATAGCACTGCCTTCAACACTTAGCCTCTACCCCCTGTAGCAACTGTTCAGTGTTGGGGTATTTCTAAATGTGAATCAACTGTTGTTTACAGTAAATGTACCCCTCTTTTACCCACTGTGACTCATCTGGTCCTTTCACCCTGGGAAAGGTTTCATCTGGTCCTTTCACCCTGGGAAAGGTTTCATCTGGTCCTTTCACCCTGGGAAAGGTTTCATCTGGTCCTTTCACCCTGGGAAAGGTTTCATCTGGTCCTTTCACCCTGGGAAAGGTTTCATCTGGTCCTTTCACCCTGGGAAAGGTTTCATCTGGTCCTTTCACCCTGGGAAAGGTTTCATCTGGTCCTTTCACCCTGGGAAAGGTTTCCTCTGGTCCTTTCACCCTGGGAAAGTTCATCTGGTCCTTTCACCCTGGGAAAGGTTTCATCTGGTCCTTTCACCCTGGGAAAGGTTTCATCTGGTCCTTTCACCCTGGGAAAGGTTTCATCTGGTCCTTTCACCCTGGGAAAGGTTTCATCTGGTCCTTTCACCCTGGGAAAGGTTTCCTCTGGTCCTTTCACCCTGGGAAAGGTTTCCTCTGGTCCTTTCACCCTGGGAAAGGTTTCATCTGGTCCTTTCACCCTGGGAAAGGTTTCCTCTGGTCCTTTCACCCTGGGAAAGGTTTCATCTGGTCCTTTCACCCTGGGAAAGGTTTCATCTGGTCCTTTCACCCTGGGAAAGGTTTCATCTGGTCCTTTCACCCTGGGAAAGGTTTCCTCTGGTCCTTTCACCCTGGGAAAGGTTTCATCTGGTCCTTTCACCCTGGGAAAGGTTTCATCTGGTCCTTTCACCCTGGGAAAGGTTTCATCTGGTCCTTTCACCCTGGGAAAGGTTTCATCTGGTCATTTCGCCCTGGGAAAGGTTTCCTCTGGTCCTTTCGCCCTGGGAAAGGTTTCCTCTGGTCCTTTCGCCCTGGGAAAGGTTTCCTCTGGTCCTTTCGCCCTGGGAAAGGTTTCATCTGGTCCTTTCACCCTGGGAAAGGTTTCATCTGGTCCTTTCACCCTGGGAAAGGTTTCATCTGGTCCTTTCACCCTGGGAAAGGTTTCATCTGGTCCTTTCACCCTGGGAAAGGTTTCATCTGGTCCTTTCGCCCTGGGAAAGGTTTCATCTGAGGCAGCGATCTGTGCTTCCTCCAGGTATGACTGGTGATTGGCTGAGAGGTGTCTGCTCCGGTATCAGAGAATCTCAGCTTTCTCCTCTTGGGCACCTGGATGGACAATGTACACAAAGCCCTTTCTGATAAGATATCCTGCCATCTGATACAGACTGGTGTACCAGAACTGACCAATCATTATTCCTTTTCAAGACACACTCAGGCTGTGCatgaaatggcaccctgttccctacatagtgcttatgggccttggtcaaaagtagtggactatgtagggaatagggtgccattcctgTGCCCTATTTCAGATGCACATTCTCTCCAAACGTCCTAAAAATGGTGTTTTTTTAAACTTATGAATGTGAGAATAATAAGGGGGTGGTCTCGCTCAGAGAAGTGATCAGAGAGCGAGACGTTACCTTTCATCAAACACTTGAGCTGCAAAGCATGCTGGTCTGGTTTACCACA of the Oncorhynchus keta strain PuntledgeMale-10-30-2019 unplaced genomic scaffold, Oket_V2 Un_contig_1279_pilon_pilon, whole genome shotgun sequence genome contains:
- the LOC127918018 gene encoding cytokine receptor-like factor 3; the protein is CLWRKKVCLLEPDLLKCSRPRLKFVCVCFSDCVCVCVCVSLTVCVCVPEWCPGSEGYILSSRRNIAMRSDSSPSKAGVLYSNAPTYFCGQTLTFKISATGQVDKRDSIGVCVGCEGEAESLQRDQAVCISTNGAVFVNGKEMTNQLPSITLGSAVTFDMEVVNLLPISNNNNLSDGGNFKLRVTIGSGNREVVFDWLLDQGVDCLFFGCSLAHPGWKVLVF
- the LOC127918019 gene encoding mucin-19-like isoform X2 codes for the protein MYPSFTHCDSSGPFTLGKVSSGPFTLGKVSSGPFTLGKVSSGPFTLGKVSSGPFTLGKVSSGPFTLGKVSSGPFTLGKVSSGPFTLGKVSSGPFTLGKVSSGPFTLGKVSSGPFTLGKVSSGPFTLGKVSSGPFTLGKVSSGPFTLGKVSSGPFTLGKVSSGPFTLGKVSSGPFTLGKVSSGPFTLGKVSSGPFTLGKVSSGPFTLGKVSSGPFTLGKVSSGPFTLGKVSSGHFALGKVSSGPFALGKVSSGPFALGKVSSGPFTLGKVSSGPFTLGKVSSGPFTLGKVSSEAAICASSRYDW
- the LOC127918019 gene encoding mucin-19-like isoform X1, which produces MYPSFTHCDSSGPFTLGKVSSGPFTLGKVSSGPFTLGKVSSGPFTLGKVSSGPFTLGKVSSGPFTLGKVSSGPFTLGKVSSGPFTLGKVSSGPFTLGKVSSGPFTLGKVSSGPFTLGKVSSGPFTLGKVSSGPFTLGKVSSGPFTLGKVSSGPFTLGKVSSGPFTLGKVSSGPFTLGKVSSGPFTLGKVSSGPFTLGKVSSGPFTLGKVSSGPFTLGKVSSGPFTLGKVSSGHFALGKVSSGPFALGKVSSGPFALGKVSSGPFTLGKVSSGPFTLGKVSSGPFTLGKVSSEAAICASSRYDW
- the LOC127918019 gene encoding mucin-19-like isoform X3 — encoded protein: MYPSFTHCDSSGPFTLGKVSSGPFTLGKVSSGPFTLGKVSSGPFTLGKVSSGPFTLGKVSSGPFTLGKVSSGPFTLGKVSSGPFTLGKVSSGPFTLGKVSSGPFTLGKVSSGPFTLGKVSSGPFTLGKVSSGPFTLGKVSSGPFTLGKVSSGPFTLGKVSSGPFTLGKVSSGPFTLGKVSSGPFTLGKVSSGPFTLGKVSSGPFTLGKVSSGPFTLGKVSSGPFTLGKVSSGHFALGKVSSGPFALGKVSSGPFALGKVSSGPFTLGKVSSGPFTLGKVSSGPFTLGKVSSEAAICASSRYDW